GGTATCATACCGATCCCGTTTATCATGCTGCTGGTGCTGGCGGTGATCGGGGCGGTGATCTTAAACCGGACGGTATACGGCAGAAATGTCCGTGCTCTGGGAAATTCGATGAAGGCGTGCAGCATCAGCGGGATCAACACGAAGCGGGTAAAGACACTGGCGTTCATGCTGATGGGATTCTGTACAGCGGCGGCCACGATGATCGTGACGGCGAGACAGGCGTGCGCCAGCCCGGATGTGGCGACCAATTTTCATTTTGATGCGATAACTGTTGTGGTACTGGGAGGAACGAAACTGACAGGAGGGGAGGGTAGTATTTTTAACACAGTGATCGCAGCGATCCTGTATGCGAGTGTGGCTAATTGCCTGAATCTGTATCACGTGGATGCAAAATGGCAGAGAATCTGCATGGGAATCATCCTGCTGCTGGCATTCTCGTTTGATTTCATCCAGCGTACGGTCGGCAGACTGCGGGAAAACTCTCAGAAAAAGGCAGCACAGAGTGCATGACACAAATGGAGACAAAAACATAGTGAAAGACAAGCAAAGGAGAAGAATATGAAAAAAATTAAAAAAATGCTGGCGGTAATCCTGATAACGATCCTGGCGATTTGGCTCATCGGATGCGGTTCCCCGTCAAAACAGGAGGAACAGACGGGCGGCGCGGCGGCTGATACGGCAAAGACGGATGAAGGTGAGGACGGTGAAGATACAGGAAAAGATGCAGAAAAACCGTCCGGGGATTCCAAGGGAGTGATTGCGTATTCCTGCTACAACATGAGCTGGGAATATTACGTGACGCTGGCAAAGGGCGTAAAGGAGGCGGCGGAGGCAGCCGGGTATGAATACGTGGAGCACGACCAGCAGAGTGACCAGAGCATTATGATCCAGGGATGCACGGACCTTCTCAATCAGAACATCGCATGTCTTGTGCTGACTCCCTGCAAACCCGAGGCGGCTGCAAATATTTACAAGATCGCTGAGGAAAAGGGAATTCCTGTCGTGCTGGCGGATATCAGTACCGAGGCGCAGGGATACCTGGCATGCCTGAAATCGGACAATTATGACGGAGGCGTACTGGCTGGAAAGTATGCGGCGGAAAAACTGGCGGATACGGATGGTTCTAAGAAAGCCGCGATGATCACCGTGGACCCGTCCAACACGAATATTGTGCGGAGTGACGGATTCAAAGACACCGTGGAAGCGGCAGGATGGCAGGTAGTGGCAGAGCTGTCCGGACAGTCGGAACCGGATATCGCATACTCCTGCATGCAGGACATCATCACGGCAAACCCGGATGTGGAGGTCGTATTCTGCAGCAATGACCCGATGGCGATCTCGGCATCGCAGGCGGTCGCCGATGCAGGCCTCGTACCGGGGGATGATGTACATATCATCGGGTATGACGCGCAGACCAACGTATTCGAGCCGATCAAGAACGGTACGGTGCTGGGCACGGTTGCACAGGATCCGTACGGCATGGGTTCGGGGTCCGTGGAGGTGTTCCTGAAAAATCTGGACGGAGAGGCCCCGGAGTATGATGATGAGGCAACGAAGATTATCTATACGGATCAGTGGATCATTGACAAAGACAATGCGGCTGAATACGAATAAGCGACGGCGGCAGTAGGCCGCCGCCGGCTGCGATCAGTGACAGGAGTGTGCAGGATGAGAGGATTTCAACTGGGAATCTGCATGTGGGGATTTCCTATGCAGGGACCGACCGGAGTGCGGATGGCGGCGGAAATGGGATTTGCGGGCGCGGAGATCGATCTGGGGCCGTATGAGAACGGATACCCGCTGTCGAATTCACGGATTCAGAATGAATATCGGAGGGTGAGCCGGGATTTTGGGATTGCGATCACGTCGATCGCAGTCGAGCTTCTGAACCGCTACGGACTCACCAATCCGCTGGACACCAGAAAGGGAATGATCGCCATGGAGGGGTGCCGGCGCGCGATCGATGCGGCGGCACAGATGGAGGTTCCTGTGGTCCAGCTCCCCAGCTTCAACGACGGGGCGATCCTGGACGAGGAGGGATTTCTGAACACGTGCGAAAAGATCCGGCTGCTGTGCGAATATGCTGAGGATGCGGGGGTTGTCCTTGCCACAGAAAACGCGCTCTCCATCGGTGACAGCCTTCGGATGATGGAGGAAGTGAACAGCGGCCGGTTTGGGCTGATGTTTGACACACAGAATTATTTCCTCGCGGGGGCATCCGACACGGCACAGTATCTGAGGGAACTGGCGCCCCATGTGGTGCAGATCCACTTAAAAGACGGGTACCACCGTAAGCTGAGCAGCGCGCTTCTCGGGACCGGTGAGAGCGGATTTATGGAAACAGCACAGGTGATCCGGGAGACGGCGTGCAGCGAATGGCTGCTTCTGGAGAATTACTACAACCAGGAGCCTTTGAGCCGGCTGGATGCGGATCAGTTTGAGATTGTAAAAAAAGATGTGGAGATAGTAAAACGAATATTTGAATTGTGATGAAGGAGGACTCTATGGATAAAATGTTGGCGGCGGTATTTAAAGGGAACGGTGTGCTTGAGCTGGAGAAACGTGAGGTGCCAAAGATCGAAAGGCCCACGGATGTGCGAGTGAAAGTGACGGCGGCCGGAATCTGCGGCAGTGATCTGCACGTGCTGCATGTTCCGCCGGCACAGTACGCGAAGCC
The Ruminococcus gauvreauii genome window above contains:
- a CDS encoding substrate-binding domain-containing protein, which translates into the protein MKKIKKMLAVILITILAIWLIGCGSPSKQEEQTGGAAADTAKTDEGEDGEDTGKDAEKPSGDSKGVIAYSCYNMSWEYYVTLAKGVKEAAEAAGYEYVEHDQQSDQSIMIQGCTDLLNQNIACLVLTPCKPEAAANIYKIAEEKGIPVVLADISTEAQGYLACLKSDNYDGGVLAGKYAAEKLADTDGSKKAAMITVDPSNTNIVRSDGFKDTVEAAGWQVVAELSGQSEPDIAYSCMQDIITANPDVEVVFCSNDPMAISASQAVADAGLVPGDDVHIIGYDAQTNVFEPIKNGTVLGTVAQDPYGMGSGSVEVFLKNLDGEAPEYDDEATKIIYTDQWIIDKDNAAEYE
- a CDS encoding sugar phosphate isomerase/epimerase family protein produces the protein MRGFQLGICMWGFPMQGPTGVRMAAEMGFAGAEIDLGPYENGYPLSNSRIQNEYRRVSRDFGIAITSIAVELLNRYGLTNPLDTRKGMIAMEGCRRAIDAAAQMEVPVVQLPSFNDGAILDEEGFLNTCEKIRLLCEYAEDAGVVLATENALSIGDSLRMMEEVNSGRFGLMFDTQNYFLAGASDTAQYLRELAPHVVQIHLKDGYHRKLSSALLGTGESGFMETAQVIRETACSEWLLLENYYNQEPLSRLDADQFEIVKKDVEIVKRIFEL
- a CDS encoding ABC transporter permease, which translates into the protein MKKVSVGKHVVVLILAAFWIIMFALNGNFRMGDNLASILREASSTGIAALGMTFIIIMGDFDLSIGSMLAFLGIVMAGAMNSAGMVPSLILVCIAGVICGLLNGVIVSYFNVPAFITTLGTYYSFRALAYILNDANTIMCTEPAFLQIGNGSIGIIPIPFIMLLVLAVIGAVILNRTVYGRNVRALGNSMKACSISGINTKRVKTLAFMLMGFCTAAATMIVTARQACASPDVATNFHFDAITVVVLGGTKLTGGEGSIFNTVIAAILYASVANCLNLYHVDAKWQRICMGIILLLAFSFDFIQRTVGRLRENSQKKAAQSA